From the Nonlabens marinus S1-08 genome, one window contains:
- a CDS encoding DUF3347 domain-containing protein gives MKTSIKITTALFATLSIFSCKNVETDATATDADEITVEETATDMASLEFNNEATKEMFQHYVHIKTALVNSDLDEAKSGAQMLIKASTNEEVTNALTAIATANDIETQRTAFSTLTTTLTPIIENDITSGEIYQQFCPMAFNNAGGYWLSKEEEIRNPYYGDRMLKCGRVAQTIK, from the coding sequence ATGAAAACTAGTATTAAAATCACAACCGCACTATTTGCCACATTGAGCATCTTTTCTTGTAAAAATGTCGAAACAGACGCCACAGCAACTGATGCAGATGAAATTACAGTGGAAGAAACTGCGACCGATATGGCTTCTCTAGAATTTAACAATGAAGCAACTAAAGAGATGTTCCAGCATTATGTGCATATCAAAACAGCTCTTGTTAATTCTGACTTGGACGAAGCAAAATCTGGTGCGCAAATGTTGATAAAGGCTAGCACAAATGAAGAGGTGACAAACGCATTGACTGCTATTGCAACAGCAAATGATATCGAGACCCAGCGTACTGCATTTTCTACATTGACAACTACATTGACGCCTATTATTGAGAATGACATCACCTCTGGCGAGATTTATCAGCAGTTTTGCCCAATGGCATTTAATAACGCAGGTGGCTACTGGTTATCTAAAGAAGAAGAAATACGCAATCCATATTACGGCGATCGCATGTTGAAATGTGGTCGTGTAGCGCAAACTATAAAATAA
- a CDS encoding efflux RND transporter permease subunit → MLNKAIKFLIENKLVAVLLLALFVGWGIVNAPFNWETGFLPTDPVAVDAIPDIGENQQIVFTKWQGRSPQDIEDQITYPLTTSLLGIPGVKTIRSSSMFGFSSIYIIFEEDVEFYWSRSRILEKLNSLPANLLPEGINPALGPDATGLGQIFWYTLEGRDKDGNVTGGWDLQELRSIQDYYVKYGLSSASGVSEVASIGGYVQEYQVDIDPEKMRQYNVSMSDVVKAVKESNQDIGAQTLEINQAEYLVRGLGYVKSIKDIESAVVDSENFTSIKIQDIANVHLGPATRRGILDKEGAEVVGGVVVARYGANPLEVINNVKDQINELSSGLPSKVLADGRVSQVTIVPFYDRTELIQETLETLNEALTLEILITILVIIVMVFNLRASILISGLLPVAVLMVFIAMKLFDVDANIVALSGIAIAIGTMVDVGVILAENMIRHMDDDQLRLQADGTPLTMNELMYKATAEVSGAILTAVLTTIISFLPVFTMIGAEGKLFRPLAFTKTMALTASLLIALFLIPPIAAFLFRKTDLKKRSRWLLHGILIVLGIAAILYGSWLGLILIAFGCNGLFFSLKAKTEYQLTLSRFQFSVTQNLFNIIISATAIVILLAEYWRPLGFDRSVIMNLIFVAIICFGLLGIFSLFKRYYDTILRWALANKVLFFIIPTTVLVLGILIMRNTGKEFMPALNEGSFLLMPTSLPHAGVEENKRVLQQLDMAVASIPEIKTVVGKAGRTESALDPAPLSMYENLIQYKSEYMRNASGERQRYKVNDDGLFVLKNNKFIINPNNEIDDDVNYEASQLKTTATHDDLIPDDDGSYYRNWRPKINSPDDIWNEIVRVTKLPGVTSAPKLQPIETRLVMLQTGMRAPMGIKIKGPDLLSIETFGLQLEEIIKQAEGVKEQAVFADRIVGKPYLLIDIKRDQLARYGVSVMDVQDILQVAVGGMPLTQTVEGRERYSVRVRYPRELRENPDDLRNIYVPVEKGSPVPLSELVEIRYEKGPMAIKSEDTFLIGYVLFDKLDGFAEVNVVENAQALIQQKIDSGELIVPQGISYRFTGTYENQLRAEKTLSVVVPLALAIIFLILYFQFKSVSTSLMVFTGIAVAFAGGFIMIWLYGQDWFFNFSLFGENMRDLFNMKTINLSVAVWVGFIALFGIATDDGVVMATYLTQTFERENPADKKSIRLTALEAAGKRIRPCLMTTVTTILALLPVLTSTGKGSDIMIPMAIPIFGGMIIDITSYFLVPVLFSWREELRLKRLK, encoded by the coding sequence ATGCTGAATAAAGCCATTAAATTTCTTATTGAGAACAAGCTCGTTGCTGTTTTACTTCTTGCTCTATTTGTGGGCTGGGGTATAGTGAACGCACCCTTTAATTGGGAAACTGGCTTTCTACCTACAGACCCAGTTGCTGTAGATGCCATTCCAGACATAGGCGAGAACCAGCAAATTGTATTTACTAAATGGCAGGGACGCTCGCCACAGGATATTGAGGATCAGATCACGTATCCTTTGACGACCTCATTGCTGGGAATCCCAGGTGTAAAAACGATTCGTAGTTCCTCCATGTTTGGGTTTTCCAGTATCTACATCATTTTTGAGGAAGATGTGGAGTTCTACTGGTCACGCAGTCGTATACTGGAAAAACTCAATTCATTACCCGCAAATTTATTACCAGAAGGAATAAATCCAGCTTTAGGACCTGATGCCACAGGGTTGGGACAGATTTTCTGGTACACCTTAGAAGGACGTGATAAAGACGGTAATGTAACTGGCGGTTGGGATTTACAAGAATTGCGCAGCATTCAAGATTACTACGTAAAATATGGTTTATCATCAGCCAGCGGAGTGTCAGAAGTCGCTTCTATAGGCGGTTATGTACAGGAATATCAGGTGGATATTGATCCAGAGAAAATGCGGCAGTACAACGTGAGCATGAGCGATGTAGTCAAAGCAGTTAAAGAGAGTAATCAAGATATAGGTGCACAAACCCTTGAAATCAACCAAGCGGAATACCTCGTACGTGGTTTGGGTTATGTAAAATCCATTAAAGACATTGAAAGCGCCGTGGTAGATTCTGAGAATTTCACTTCTATCAAAATACAAGACATTGCCAATGTCCATTTAGGTCCTGCGACGCGTCGCGGCATTCTCGATAAGGAAGGTGCCGAGGTGGTGGGTGGCGTTGTAGTCGCTCGCTATGGAGCAAATCCGTTAGAGGTCATCAACAATGTCAAGGATCAAATCAATGAGTTATCCTCTGGATTACCCTCTAAGGTCTTAGCAGATGGTAGAGTTTCTCAAGTCACCATTGTTCCCTTCTACGACCGTACAGAGCTAATACAAGAAACCCTAGAAACACTCAATGAGGCGCTGACACTTGAGATTCTGATTACGATTTTGGTGATTATCGTGATGGTCTTTAATCTAAGAGCTTCCATCCTAATTTCTGGATTATTGCCAGTTGCCGTGTTGATGGTTTTTATTGCCATGAAACTTTTCGATGTAGATGCAAATATTGTAGCCCTATCGGGAATTGCCATTGCTATAGGAACCATGGTCGATGTGGGCGTCATCCTTGCTGAGAATATGATTAGACATATGGACGACGATCAGCTGCGATTGCAAGCAGACGGCACGCCATTAACCATGAATGAATTGATGTATAAAGCAACAGCTGAGGTCTCTGGAGCCATTCTAACGGCTGTTCTCACGACCATAATTAGTTTTCTTCCCGTCTTCACAATGATCGGTGCAGAGGGAAAATTATTCCGACCGCTCGCATTCACTAAAACCATGGCACTCACCGCATCTTTACTGATTGCACTGTTTTTAATACCGCCTATCGCAGCATTTTTATTCCGTAAAACGGATCTTAAAAAAAGATCCAGATGGTTACTTCACGGAATCTTAATTGTTTTGGGGATTGCCGCCATTCTATACGGCTCGTGGCTAGGGTTGATACTCATCGCGTTTGGATGTAATGGGTTGTTCTTTTCGCTTAAAGCGAAAACAGAATACCAACTAACCCTATCTAGATTTCAGTTTTCCGTTACTCAAAATTTATTCAACATCATCATATCTGCCACAGCTATTGTGATCCTGCTAGCAGAATACTGGCGACCGCTAGGTTTTGACCGCAGTGTTATCATGAACTTGATCTTTGTGGCCATCATCTGTTTTGGATTACTAGGAATCTTCTCGCTTTTCAAGAGGTACTACGATACAATACTGCGCTGGGCACTGGCTAACAAGGTCTTATTTTTTATTATTCCAACCACTGTTTTAGTTCTTGGAATCTTGATCATGCGCAATACGGGCAAAGAGTTCATGCCGGCGCTTAATGAAGGTTCTTTCTTATTAATGCCTACTTCCCTACCACATGCCGGTGTTGAGGAAAATAAACGCGTGCTCCAGCAACTTGACATGGCCGTTGCCAGCATTCCAGAAATTAAAACCGTCGTCGGGAAAGCCGGTAGAACAGAGTCTGCGTTAGATCCTGCACCCTTATCTATGTATGAAAATCTGATTCAATATAAATCAGAATACATGCGTAATGCCAGCGGTGAGCGGCAGCGTTACAAAGTAAATGATGACGGCCTGTTTGTACTCAAAAACAACAAGTTTATCATCAACCCTAACAACGAGATTGATGATGATGTCAACTATGAGGCGTCTCAGTTAAAGACTACTGCCACTCACGATGATTTAATCCCAGACGATGATGGCTCCTATTACCGAAACTGGCGACCAAAAATCAATAGTCCAGATGATATATGGAATGAGATCGTACGAGTAACCAAGTTGCCAGGCGTGACATCTGCACCTAAGCTTCAACCTATCGAGACGCGACTGGTGATGTTGCAAACAGGGATGCGAGCACCTATGGGAATTAAGATTAAAGGTCCAGATTTACTAAGTATAGAAACCTTTGGACTGCAGCTAGAGGAAATCATCAAACAAGCGGAAGGTGTAAAGGAACAAGCGGTTTTTGCAGACCGCATTGTTGGAAAGCCCTATTTACTGATTGATATTAAGAGAGATCAGCTGGCCAGATACGGCGTGTCCGTCATGGACGTACAAGACATATTGCAAGTAGCTGTCGGTGGAATGCCATTAACGCAAACCGTGGAAGGTCGAGAACGATATTCCGTTCGAGTGCGCTATCCTAGAGAGTTGCGTGAAAATCCTGATGATTTACGGAATATTTACGTTCCAGTGGAAAAAGGAAGCCCTGTGCCATTAAGTGAACTGGTGGAGATACGCTATGAAAAAGGACCAATGGCGATCAAGAGTGAAGATACATTCCTCATAGGTTATGTATTGTTTGACAAACTTGATGGTTTTGCTGAGGTTAATGTAGTTGAAAATGCGCAGGCGCTGATCCAGCAAAAGATTGATAGCGGTGAGCTTATCGTTCCTCAAGGCATCAGTTATAGATTCACGGGAACTTATGAAAACCAACTGCGTGCAGAAAAAACTTTATCGGTCGTGGTGCCGCTAGCGCTGGCGATCATCTTTTTGATTTTGTATTTCCAGTTCAAGTCGGTTTCTACATCCTTGATGGTTTTTACAGGTATTGCGGTTGCATTTGCGGGTGGCTTTATTATGATCTGGTTATACGGTCAGGACTGGTTCTTCAACTTCAGTCTGTTCGGTGAGAACATGCGGGATTTGTTTAATATGAAGACCATCAATTTGAGCGTGGCGGTTTGGGTAGGTTTTATTGCCTTATTCGGTATAGCAACAGATGATGGCGTGGTCATGGCGACCTACTTGACTCAAACTTTTGAACGAGAAAATCCCGCCGATAAGAAATCCATCCGACTCACAGCATTAGAAGCAGCAGGAAAACGCATTCGTCCTTGTTTAATGACTACGGTAACTACCATTCTAGCCTTACTTCCCGTTTTGACTTCTACTGGAAAAGGAAGCGATATCATGATCCCGATGGCGATCCCCATTTTTGGTGGAATGATCATCGACATTACTTCTTATTTTCTTGTCCCGGTGCTCTTTAGCTGGAGGGAAGAATTGAGGTTGAAAAGATTAAAATGA
- a CDS encoding four helix bundle protein: MAESILKTKSYAFAIEVVRLCRLLVSENKEYVISKQLLRSGTGVGALIREAEFAQSSKDFINKMSIALKEANETIYWLDLLKDTDYLQFNQHQDLQKKCKELVAMLVSSVKTAKSKL; encoded by the coding sequence ATGGCAGAGAGTATTTTAAAAACCAAAAGTTATGCGTTTGCAATTGAAGTGGTGAGACTCTGCCGTTTATTGGTTTCTGAGAACAAAGAATATGTCATCAGCAAACAGCTACTTCGCAGTGGCACTGGGGTTGGCGCTCTAATCCGAGAGGCTGAATTTGCCCAAAGCTCGAAAGATTTTATCAATAAAATGAGTATAGCGCTCAAAGAAGCAAATGAAACTATATACTGGCTGGACCTTTTAAAAGATACGGACTACCTACAATTTAATCAACATCAAGATTTACAAAAAAAATGTAAGGAGTTAGTAGCCATGCTTGTCAGTAGTGTCAAAACAGCCAAATCAAAACTTTGA
- a CDS encoding TolC family protein, with protein sequence MRDQLSYIITLLRDTKIDVTRATGVKSALGIALVFYFSLFTFHSAAAQSVETYIQEAQQNNPEIQAFNLRYNIAEEKVNEANWLPNTEISAGYFVSEPETRTGAQRARIGFRQMFPWFGTITARENYATSMADAEYVEITIAKRKLALAVSQSYYKLYSIKAKQNVLEKNIQLLETYERLALTSVEVGKASAVDVLRLQIRQNELQQQHEILEVENDAEKVAFNNLLNRKDGAPVEIILFLEIPAIDPVFNDEAIQLNPELLKYDKLYESVVQSELLNQRDAQPMFGVGVDYLPVTARTDMMPSDNGKDVLMPMVSLSIPIFNKRYKSISKQNELRQQEIESQKGNRLNVLESAFAKAKSQRNQARIAFDTQQKNLKQAQDAEQILVKNYETGTIDFNDVLDIQELQLKLQINQVDSIQNYFLQQSIINYLINQ encoded by the coding sequence ATGAGAGACCAATTATCATATATCATCACTCTACTTAGAGACACAAAAATCGACGTGACACGGGCAACTGGAGTGAAATCTGCGTTAGGCATAGCACTTGTTTTTTACTTTTCACTTTTCACTTTTCACTCAGCAGCCGCGCAATCCGTAGAAACCTACATTCAAGAAGCTCAACAAAACAATCCAGAAATTCAAGCCTTCAACCTGCGGTACAACATTGCGGAAGAAAAGGTGAACGAAGCTAACTGGTTGCCAAATACGGAAATAAGCGCAGGATACTTTGTGAGCGAACCAGAAACCAGGACAGGGGCGCAACGGGCCCGAATCGGGTTCAGGCAAATGTTCCCATGGTTTGGTACGATCACAGCACGGGAAAATTACGCCACTTCTATGGCAGATGCGGAGTATGTGGAAATCACTATTGCCAAAAGAAAACTGGCATTAGCAGTGTCACAGTCTTATTATAAATTGTATTCCATAAAGGCAAAACAAAATGTTTTAGAAAAGAATATTCAGTTGCTGGAAACCTATGAACGACTGGCATTGACGTCTGTAGAAGTAGGCAAGGCAAGTGCGGTGGATGTACTGCGATTACAAATACGTCAAAATGAATTGCAACAACAGCATGAGATTCTAGAAGTAGAAAATGATGCAGAAAAAGTCGCATTCAACAACCTGCTGAACAGGAAAGACGGTGCACCAGTAGAGATCATCCTATTTCTAGAGATTCCAGCGATAGACCCTGTCTTTAATGATGAAGCCATCCAGCTAAATCCAGAGCTTTTGAAATATGACAAGCTTTATGAGTCTGTTGTACAATCTGAATTGCTTAATCAGCGGGATGCGCAGCCCATGTTCGGTGTAGGCGTGGACTACCTGCCAGTAACTGCACGAACAGACATGATGCCCAGTGACAATGGGAAGGATGTTTTGATGCCTATGGTCTCGCTATCCATTCCCATTTTCAACAAGCGTTACAAATCGATCAGCAAACAAAACGAATTGCGCCAGCAAGAGATCGAATCTCAAAAAGGTAACCGGTTGAATGTTTTGGAGTCCGCTTTCGCGAAAGCGAAATCACAACGCAATCAAGCACGCATCGCATTTGACACACAACAGAAAAACTTGAAACAGGCGCAGGATGCGGAGCAGATATTAGTCAAAAACTACGAGACCGGTACAATAGATTTCAACGACGTGCTGGATATTCAGGAATTGCAGTTGAAGTTGCAAATCAATCAAGTGGATTCCATACAGAACTACTTTTTACAACAATCAATAATCAATTATTTAATAAATCAATAA